A single region of the Streptomyces sp. NBC_00425 genome encodes:
- a CDS encoding ParB N-terminal domain-containing protein, with protein MTPTPANIPELLLPLAVPAEDLVPYYRNPRNGDLPSIAESLTVNGQYRAIVVNKGTHTGRHNEILAGNHTYAAAQQLGWQQIAVTWVDVDDDAAARIVIVDNRTNDLAGYDSVLLAEILSEIPDLAGTGYDRESVDRLLDDTSLPETLELTSDGAGTGAAATVDYLQWGYLQWESKRVRITSEEVEALNAIYTKFVDDTNSDLGFGWHVLQQAHEEGEAA; from the coding sequence GTGACCCCGACGCCCGCCAACATCCCCGAACTGCTCCTGCCGCTCGCCGTCCCCGCCGAGGACCTCGTTCCGTACTACCGGAACCCCCGCAACGGTGACCTCCCCTCGATCGCCGAATCGCTGACCGTCAACGGCCAGTACCGCGCGATCGTCGTCAACAAAGGCACCCACACGGGCCGCCACAACGAGATCCTGGCGGGCAACCACACGTACGCGGCTGCCCAGCAGCTCGGCTGGCAGCAGATCGCCGTCACCTGGGTCGACGTCGATGACGATGCGGCGGCCCGCATCGTCATCGTCGACAACCGGACCAACGACCTCGCCGGATACGACAGCGTGCTCCTGGCCGAGATCCTCTCCGAGATCCCGGACCTGGCCGGCACCGGCTACGACCGCGAGAGCGTAGACCGGCTCCTCGACGACACCTCCCTTCCCGAGACACTGGAACTCACCTCCGACGGCGCGGGCACCGGCGCCGCAGCCACCGTCGACTACCTCCAGTGGGGCTACCTCCAGTGGGAGTCCAAGCGGGTCCGGATCACCTCCGAAGAGGTCGAAGCCCTCAACGCCATCTACACGAAATTCGTGGACGACACGAACAGCGACCTCGGCTTCGGCTGGCACGTCTTGCAGCAGGCCCACGAGGAGGGTGAGGCGGCATGA
- a CDS encoding methyltransferase domain-containing protein: MSSAPTTTFYEAYPLDRLRPADYNPRRLSEEAFVRLQASLRRHGVVKPVILNADGTLVAGHQRTKGLQAIGLTHTPAVMLGTKVRLQDEIQFNLLHNRVETEASVVYAEPGVIGAWSWIPWQSIRVAERKNLSFVNAIGHMTAGHGPWGSVVIDDQGRIVLNAEYAVVASINRFDLLAWTVTSADAAQLHADLTGEYGVYDWTAIESKAPVWNQHIVQPKRLRKFSSKAKAGKLAYGSETWDQLVTPWLKPTHRVVDFGAGYGDYAKHLRAKGFNIHDYEPYRCRDGSYAVDIRAVVGMIRDIDRDIQTNGLYDVVVLDSVINATTTLDYQHWVMTTVNALCSGDGVVCLGTRNLARELRDEQAKRVTSQTATTKMSFLDDDNVEMNFVKGKWQKLRFHTPETLEPLLRRYFEDVQVTDLSGSNIKATCRRPIPLPQEEYEKAFEEEFNMPYPNGFRHDRHLELVGNLIKLVVERNESLAN, translated from the coding sequence ATGAGCAGCGCCCCCACCACGACGTTCTACGAGGCGTACCCGCTCGACCGGCTTCGCCCCGCCGACTACAACCCGCGCCGCCTCAGTGAGGAGGCGTTCGTCCGGCTTCAGGCGTCCCTGCGTCGCCATGGCGTCGTGAAGCCCGTCATCCTCAACGCAGACGGCACGCTGGTCGCAGGCCACCAGAGAACCAAGGGTCTCCAGGCCATCGGCCTGACGCACACACCCGCGGTCATGCTGGGCACGAAGGTCAGGTTGCAGGACGAGATCCAGTTCAACCTGCTGCACAACCGAGTCGAGACTGAGGCCAGCGTCGTCTACGCCGAGCCCGGCGTCATCGGCGCCTGGTCGTGGATTCCATGGCAGTCCATCCGAGTCGCGGAACGGAAGAACCTCTCCTTCGTCAACGCCATCGGGCACATGACCGCCGGCCACGGCCCCTGGGGGAGCGTCGTCATCGACGACCAGGGCCGCATCGTCCTCAACGCCGAATACGCCGTCGTCGCTTCCATCAACCGCTTCGACCTCCTCGCCTGGACTGTCACATCCGCCGACGCCGCCCAGCTCCACGCCGACCTCACCGGCGAGTACGGCGTCTACGACTGGACGGCCATCGAGAGCAAGGCCCCAGTGTGGAACCAGCACATCGTGCAGCCCAAGAGGCTCCGCAAGTTCTCCTCCAAGGCCAAGGCCGGGAAGCTCGCCTACGGCTCCGAGACCTGGGATCAGCTGGTCACGCCCTGGCTCAAGCCCACCCACCGGGTCGTGGACTTCGGCGCCGGGTACGGCGACTACGCCAAGCACCTGCGCGCCAAGGGCTTCAACATCCACGACTACGAGCCCTACCGCTGCCGGGACGGCTCGTACGCCGTCGACATCCGCGCCGTCGTGGGCATGATCCGCGACATCGACAGGGACATCCAGACCAACGGCCTGTACGACGTGGTGGTCCTCGACTCCGTCATCAACGCCACTACAACCCTCGACTACCAGCACTGGGTGATGACCACCGTCAACGCACTCTGCTCGGGCGACGGTGTCGTATGCCTCGGCACCCGCAACCTCGCCCGCGAACTCCGGGACGAGCAGGCCAAGCGGGTCACCTCTCAGACGGCCACCACGAAGATGAGCTTCCTCGACGACGACAACGTGGAGATGAACTTCGTCAAAGGGAAGTGGCAGAAGCTCCGCTTCCACACTCCCGAAACCCTGGAGCCACTCCTCCGCCGCTATTTCGAGGACGTACAGGTCACCGACCTCAGCGGCTCCAACATCAAGGCCACCTGTCGCCGCCCCATCCCGCTCCCCCAAGAGGAATACGAGAAGGCATTCGAAGAAGAATTCAACATGCCTTACCCGAACGGCTTCCGGCATGACAGGCATCTGGAATTGGTGGGAAATTTGATAAAATTGGTAGTAGAGAGAAATGAATCTCTCGCCAATTGA
- a CDS encoding AAA family ATPase: MTSLDKHCIVISGDVVIGWALTSTAKEPSGDPVGKWYDQDRVKVRPLEGGAWLLSSILRELKPRGFYVTSPDWGEPFDDKSFNKYNHYFVTLKNCEPDADKDPVWRQAFIQGYSPRPVTCGGLTPSSPEDQHLDYVIPDDPTNPDIVVLEDAGVGYRDAHDERCWPRSIEDDTGHTPWCIVEAGYGAGTSGGIAGGELWERLRSKSRLDRLIIVTTAEDLRHDPELEISKNLSWERTAEDCVHAILKPDQLPPCRYLIISFGPVGVLLYDRGQDDFRLYFDRRNMEGAETYRKGGMWGFTTTLTAAISKALMEHCSDPSSPPHIDTAIQASLDAVRVGYNEGYKTDGKTRGGMPAIGFPIQIVTREIKRVSKEITKGGKVDAFGIVHIPKPVQNITPARSPKWSMLGEWLSQDIATAEKIVKYGMDFALPNVPIGKYANLVTVDRKEIESYESIRNLVRAYWNRPVRRTPEPVSIAVFGAPGSGKSYAVKQVVDSLQLPRKFLEFNLSQFESASDLLSAFHVIRDVGLRGEFPVAFWDEFDAFHERDLGWVRHFLYPMQDGKFRQGEIEHPIGRALFVFAGGTSHSLEAFEGRRDFEAAKGPDFMSRIRGHVNLLGTNAGKGDRYHVIRRAILLRTWLEGFSKLVDDKGNIDIDDGVLRAFLHVPRYKHGVRSMKAIIETSSLSRASQFGRSNLPAPGQLALHVNAREFMSLVRTGESDENQQRVKNQSAEHRRQRARRKRK, encoded by the coding sequence ATGACGTCGCTCGACAAGCACTGCATCGTCATATCAGGAGATGTCGTCATCGGTTGGGCTCTTACCAGCACAGCCAAAGAGCCATCCGGAGATCCCGTCGGGAAATGGTACGACCAGGACAGGGTAAAGGTCAGGCCGTTGGAGGGAGGGGCTTGGCTGCTGAGCAGCATACTTCGGGAACTCAAACCGAGAGGCTTCTATGTGACGTCACCAGACTGGGGAGAGCCCTTCGACGATAAGAGCTTCAACAAGTACAATCACTATTTCGTGACCCTGAAGAATTGCGAACCAGACGCGGACAAGGACCCCGTATGGCGACAGGCTTTTATTCAAGGCTATAGCCCCCGTCCAGTCACTTGCGGAGGGCTCACTCCTTCATCGCCGGAAGACCAACACCTCGACTATGTAATCCCAGACGACCCAACTAACCCTGACATAGTTGTTCTAGAGGATGCGGGCGTCGGTTACAGAGATGCGCACGACGAACGCTGCTGGCCGCGATCAATAGAAGATGACACGGGCCACACGCCTTGGTGCATTGTCGAAGCCGGCTACGGTGCAGGAACTAGTGGGGGCATAGCCGGGGGAGAACTCTGGGAAAGACTGAGAAGTAAGTCACGCCTTGACCGCCTAATCATCGTCACAACCGCGGAAGATTTGCGGCATGACCCCGAACTTGAAATAAGCAAGAATCTCTCATGGGAAAGGACTGCGGAAGATTGCGTACATGCGATACTCAAGCCAGACCAACTCCCCCCTTGCCGCTATTTGATAATTTCTTTCGGACCGGTCGGAGTACTCCTCTACGATCGCGGTCAAGATGACTTCAGGTTGTATTTCGACCGTCGAAATATGGAAGGCGCGGAAACGTACAGGAAGGGCGGCATGTGGGGATTCACAACAACACTCACAGCTGCCATCTCCAAGGCGCTAATGGAGCACTGCTCTGACCCTTCCTCTCCTCCCCATATAGATACGGCGATTCAAGCATCTCTTGATGCCGTGCGAGTCGGCTACAACGAGGGCTACAAGACGGACGGCAAAACTCGGGGAGGGATGCCCGCAATCGGATTCCCCATACAGATAGTAACAAGAGAAATAAAGAGAGTATCAAAAGAAATAACAAAGGGCGGTAAAGTCGACGCCTTCGGCATAGTGCATATCCCGAAGCCAGTTCAGAATATCACTCCTGCTCGCTCTCCCAAATGGTCGATGCTTGGAGAATGGCTATCGCAAGATATCGCGACGGCGGAGAAGATTGTCAAGTATGGAATGGACTTTGCTCTACCGAATGTCCCGATTGGCAAATACGCGAACCTGGTGACCGTAGATCGCAAAGAAATCGAGAGCTATGAATCGATAAGAAACCTTGTTCGAGCATACTGGAATCGACCTGTGAGGCGTACTCCCGAGCCGGTTTCGATAGCTGTTTTCGGAGCTCCGGGAAGCGGAAAATCGTATGCTGTAAAGCAAGTGGTCGACTCTTTGCAGCTTCCTCGTAAATTCCTGGAATTCAATCTATCGCAATTCGAATCGGCCAGCGATCTATTGAGCGCCTTTCATGTTATAAGAGATGTTGGGCTCCGAGGTGAATTCCCAGTGGCATTTTGGGACGAGTTTGACGCCTTTCACGAGAGAGATCTTGGGTGGGTTCGACACTTCTTGTACCCTATGCAGGATGGGAAATTTCGACAGGGCGAAATTGAGCACCCGATTGGCCGGGCACTGTTTGTTTTCGCCGGAGGCACCTCTCATAGTTTGGAAGCCTTCGAGGGGCGGCGTGATTTTGAGGCCGCAAAAGGGCCTGATTTCATGAGTAGAATACGCGGTCACGTAAATCTCCTGGGAACAAACGCCGGGAAGGGTGATCGATACCACGTAATACGACGGGCTATTCTCCTTCGCACATGGCTTGAAGGATTTTCGAAGCTCGTGGATGACAAGGGAAATATCGATATCGATGATGGCGTCCTTAGGGCATTCTTGCACGTGCCCCGCTACAAGCACGGGGTGCGTTCGATGAAAGCCATTATTGAAACCAGTTCGTTGTCACGAGCCAGCCAGTTCGGACGGTCGAATCTGCCCGCCCCCGGACAGCTCGCCCTCCATGTAAACGCGAGGGAATTTATGTCACTGGTTCGAACCGGTGAGTCGGACGAAAACCAGCAGCGGGTTAAAAATCAGTCGGCCGAGCATCGGCGCCAGCGGGCGCGTCGGAAGCGAAAATGA
- a CDS encoding terminase large subunit domain-containing protein, giving the protein MTPRDHESVIAHYKTLPPAQRRIIARAASPSLRAELVRVERQLAMDHSPGALAAVLTGGREMQAPHLDLIDQAFIDMAAGRCDRVMLTMPPRHGKSRRASRWAPLWYLRRNPGHRMMIASYSADLADDHGRWIRDAINTWGDDLGIQLKAGSQAANRFDIVGGEGGLLAAGIGGGLTGRGAHIAIVDDPVKDMADADSPTMRKRAWDWWTSVLQTRLEPVGAICLIQTRWHEDDLAGRILATERDAWRVIDLPAIADSLDDPLGRAPGEALWPERFDVTHHAKTRKRVGERVWAALYLQKPRPPEGGVWKREWIETARINAVQFSGLDMARIVVAVDPAGGESTVGDETGVIGVGRDFDRQLYVLADRSGSMGANDWGLAACRLALELKADAIVVEKNYGGDMARQIVTQAWEQLRREGVTKGLLMPMILEVTAKVGKRLRAAPVAQLYEQQLVRHVGEYTELEGQMVTWVEGMDSPDRMDAAVHGLTELADPDQLDTLPTDTDDDRFDGRR; this is encoded by the coding sequence ATGACCCCGCGCGACCACGAAAGCGTCATCGCCCACTACAAGACCCTTCCACCAGCGCAGCGCCGCATCATCGCGCGGGCCGCATCTCCCAGTCTGCGCGCTGAGTTGGTGCGCGTCGAACGCCAACTCGCCATGGACCACTCCCCAGGTGCACTCGCCGCCGTCCTCACCGGTGGGCGCGAGATGCAGGCCCCGCACCTGGACCTCATCGACCAGGCGTTCATCGACATGGCCGCAGGCCGATGCGATCGCGTCATGCTGACCATGCCCCCGCGACACGGCAAGAGCCGACGGGCCTCTCGCTGGGCGCCCCTCTGGTATCTGCGGCGCAATCCCGGCCATCGCATGATGATTGCCAGCTACTCCGCCGACCTGGCCGACGACCACGGCCGGTGGATCAGGGACGCCATCAACACCTGGGGCGATGACCTCGGCATCCAGCTGAAGGCAGGCAGTCAGGCCGCCAACAGGTTCGACATCGTCGGCGGCGAAGGTGGCCTCCTCGCGGCTGGTATCGGCGGCGGCCTCACCGGACGCGGGGCGCACATCGCCATCGTCGACGACCCGGTCAAGGACATGGCGGACGCCGACAGCCCGACCATGCGTAAGCGCGCCTGGGACTGGTGGACCTCGGTACTGCAGACCCGACTCGAACCAGTCGGCGCCATCTGCCTCATTCAGACCCGGTGGCACGAAGACGACCTCGCCGGACGCATCCTCGCCACCGAACGCGACGCCTGGCGGGTCATCGACCTGCCCGCCATCGCCGACAGCCTCGACGACCCGCTCGGCCGCGCTCCTGGTGAGGCGCTGTGGCCCGAACGCTTCGACGTCACCCACCACGCCAAGACCCGCAAGCGAGTCGGCGAGCGCGTCTGGGCCGCCCTCTACTTGCAGAAGCCCCGGCCGCCAGAGGGAGGCGTCTGGAAGCGGGAGTGGATCGAGACCGCCCGCATCAACGCCGTCCAGTTCTCCGGCCTCGACATGGCGCGCATCGTCGTCGCCGTGGACCCCGCCGGCGGAGAGTCCACCGTCGGAGACGAGACGGGCGTCATCGGCGTCGGCCGCGACTTCGACCGGCAGCTGTACGTCCTGGCCGACCGATCTGGATCGATGGGCGCAAACGACTGGGGCCTGGCCGCATGCCGTCTCGCCCTCGAACTCAAGGCCGACGCGATCGTGGTCGAGAAGAACTACGGCGGCGACATGGCGCGGCAGATCGTCACCCAGGCATGGGAGCAACTGCGCCGAGAGGGCGTCACCAAGGGGCTCCTGATGCCCATGATCCTGGAGGTCACCGCCAAGGTCGGCAAACGCCTGCGGGCTGCCCCCGTGGCCCAGCTCTACGAACAGCAGCTCGTGCGCCATGTCGGCGAATACACCGAGCTGGAAGGCCAGATGGTCACCTGGGTTGAGGGAATGGACAGCCCCGACCGCATGGACGCCGCCGTGCACGGACTGACCGAACTAGCCGACCCCGATCAGCTCGACACTCTGCCCACCGACACCGATGACGACCGATTCGACGGCCGCCGCTGA
- a CDS encoding DEAD/DEAH box helicase family protein: MSNFGFLQAEWPELHREAVHAERLAYADPRASAFYARRVLELTVTWLFEADDTLKLPYHDDLAALIAEPTLVKATGPAIRAKMDVIRRQGNVAVHRKTPVAPKDAVRTVAELFQVLYWMARTYTRDQAQLPASTLAFDTELIPRPIPAEVRIAKQAELKAQAEKYAAQDAALAAERKKNKDLDAEIAQLRAQIKAAKAANEAKPDTHDYNEAQTRTLIIDLLLKEAGWALDQPRDREYPVTGLPISAAPSGRGKVDYVLWDDDGKPLAVVEAKRTTRDPKQGKYQATLYADALESQFNQRPVIFYTNGYDTYLFDDLNYPPREVQGFYTKDELRLLVQRRASRRNLAKLPINEQIAGRHYQSRAIRRIADSFEKDSLRHALLVMATGSGKTRTVIALSDLMMRANWAKRILFLADRKALVKQATNEFKKHLPGAPVVNLLEEKDPNARVFVSTYPTMMNLIDQTDAEGRRPFGPGFFDLIVIDEAHRSIYQRYGAIFDYFDALLVGLTATPKDEVDRNTYRRFELEDGVPTDVYSLDEAVSEGYLVAPRAVDVPLKFQRGGIKYDDLSDEDKEKWDETEWSEDGDIPDEITTEELNKYLFNADTVDKVLQTLMTHGLKVDGGDKLGKTIIFAANNHHAEFIAERFDKNYPHLKGAFAQVITYRKEYAQSLIDKFSDAAELPQIAISVDMLDTGIDVPEVVNLVFFKLVRSKTKFWQMIGRGTRLAPDLFGPNRSKDGFLVFDLCQNIEFFNQNLMRAEGKVAPSLSQRIFERRADLLLALDGATAHGQAEAAEVAVRPDSDGTISDSGLRWDLATRLHDEVTAMSPENFLVRPHREQVEVFADFDAWLSFTPDAHGQVIDHLAGLPTAFRDKDDSGEEAKRFDLLALRLQLAVANGDPGFTRLRNQVQEIASTLLDQLTIPAIKAQQLLLDEVAGDEWWQDVTLPLLETMRRRLRGLVRLIEKAKRGIVYTDFEDELGELTAATLTGMEIGTDLTRFEQKIRIYLNTHQDQLAVQKIRRNKQITATDLSELEQIFVEAGLGTTADIDYIKDAKGGLGLFLRSLTGLEREAAALAFDTFQQRKTLTANQLRFVNELIDYLARNGTIDVDALYESPFTALAPTGPEAIFPEAEVDVMVSVIHSIRSTAVAVEGAA; this comes from the coding sequence GTGAGCAACTTCGGGTTCCTCCAGGCCGAGTGGCCTGAACTGCACCGCGAGGCCGTCCATGCCGAGCGTCTAGCGTATGCAGATCCGAGGGCCTCCGCGTTCTACGCACGCCGGGTGCTGGAACTCACGGTGACTTGGCTGTTCGAGGCGGATGACACCCTCAAGCTGCCGTACCACGATGACCTGGCGGCGCTGATTGCTGAGCCGACGTTAGTGAAGGCGACTGGACCTGCGATTCGGGCGAAGATGGATGTGATCCGTAGGCAGGGTAACGTTGCCGTGCACCGCAAGACGCCCGTAGCTCCCAAGGATGCGGTGCGCACGGTCGCTGAGCTGTTCCAAGTCCTGTACTGGATGGCTCGTACCTACACCCGCGACCAGGCCCAACTGCCGGCGTCCACGCTCGCGTTCGACACGGAGCTGATACCTCGGCCTATCCCGGCGGAGGTTCGGATTGCGAAGCAGGCCGAGCTGAAGGCCCAGGCCGAGAAGTACGCCGCGCAGGATGCCGCGCTGGCCGCCGAGCGAAAGAAGAACAAGGACCTCGACGCCGAGATCGCCCAGCTGCGCGCGCAGATCAAGGCGGCCAAAGCAGCGAACGAAGCGAAGCCGGACACTCACGACTACAACGAGGCCCAGACCCGCACCCTGATCATCGACCTCCTCCTCAAGGAGGCCGGTTGGGCGCTGGATCAGCCGAGAGACCGTGAGTATCCGGTCACCGGATTGCCCATCTCGGCCGCGCCTTCCGGTAGGGGCAAGGTCGACTACGTTCTGTGGGACGACGACGGCAAGCCCCTGGCCGTCGTCGAGGCCAAGCGGACCACCCGCGACCCGAAGCAGGGCAAGTACCAGGCGACGCTCTACGCCGATGCCCTGGAATCGCAGTTCAACCAACGACCGGTGATCTTCTACACCAACGGCTATGACACCTACCTCTTCGACGACCTCAACTACCCGCCTCGTGAGGTTCAGGGCTTCTACACCAAGGATGAGCTGCGTCTTCTGGTCCAGCGCCGGGCCAGCCGTCGCAACCTCGCCAAGCTGCCTATCAACGAGCAGATCGCCGGCCGCCACTACCAGTCCCGTGCGATAAGGCGGATCGCCGACTCCTTCGAAAAGGACTCGCTGCGCCACGCCCTGCTCGTGATGGCGACCGGCTCCGGCAAGACCCGCACCGTGATCGCGCTCAGCGACCTAATGATGCGCGCCAACTGGGCCAAGCGCATCCTCTTCCTTGCCGATCGTAAGGCCCTGGTCAAGCAGGCCACAAACGAGTTCAAGAAGCACCTGCCCGGTGCCCCAGTGGTCAACCTGCTGGAGGAGAAGGACCCCAACGCGCGGGTGTTCGTCTCCACCTATCCGACCATGATGAATCTGATCGACCAGACCGACGCCGAGGGCCGCCGCCCCTTCGGCCCCGGCTTCTTCGACCTGATCGTCATCGACGAGGCACACCGCTCGATTTACCAGCGATACGGCGCGATCTTCGACTACTTCGACGCGCTCCTCGTCGGCCTGACGGCGACACCCAAGGACGAAGTCGACCGGAACACCTATCGGCGCTTCGAACTTGAGGACGGCGTGCCCACAGACGTCTACAGCCTGGACGAGGCGGTGTCCGAGGGCTACCTGGTGGCGCCGCGGGCCGTCGACGTCCCGCTGAAGTTCCAGCGGGGCGGCATCAAATATGACGACCTGTCCGACGAGGACAAAGAGAAGTGGGACGAGACGGAGTGGAGCGAGGACGGTGACATCCCTGACGAGATCACCACTGAGGAACTGAACAAGTACCTCTTCAACGCCGACACCGTCGACAAGGTCCTGCAGACCCTCATGACACACGGCCTGAAGGTCGACGGCGGCGACAAGCTGGGCAAGACCATCATCTTCGCCGCCAACAACCACCACGCGGAGTTCATCGCCGAACGGTTCGACAAGAACTATCCGCACCTCAAGGGCGCATTCGCGCAGGTCATCACCTACCGCAAGGAGTACGCCCAGAGCCTGATCGACAAGTTCTCCGATGCGGCGGAGCTTCCCCAGATCGCTATCTCGGTGGACATGCTGGACACCGGCATCGACGTCCCCGAAGTCGTCAACCTCGTCTTCTTCAAGCTGGTGCGCTCCAAGACCAAGTTCTGGCAGATGATCGGCCGCGGCACCCGCCTCGCGCCCGACCTGTTCGGCCCGAACCGCAGCAAGGACGGCTTCCTGGTCTTCGACCTCTGCCAGAACATCGAATTCTTCAATCAGAACCTGATGCGCGCCGAGGGGAAGGTTGCCCCTTCGCTGAGTCAGCGGATCTTCGAGCGTCGTGCCGACCTGCTCCTGGCCCTCGACGGCGCAACAGCGCACGGTCAAGCGGAAGCCGCAGAGGTCGCTGTACGCCCCGATTCGGACGGCACCATCAGCGACTCCGGCCTGCGCTGGGACCTTGCCACCCGCTTGCACGACGAGGTCACGGCGATGAGCCCAGAGAACTTTCTGGTCCGCCCGCACCGCGAGCAGGTCGAGGTTTTCGCCGACTTCGATGCTTGGCTCTCGTTCACGCCCGACGCGCACGGCCAGGTCATCGATCATCTGGCCGGACTTCCGACCGCCTTCCGCGACAAGGACGACTCCGGCGAGGAGGCCAAACGATTCGACCTGCTCGCGCTACGTCTCCAACTCGCCGTCGCGAACGGAGATCCGGGCTTTACGCGCCTACGGAACCAGGTCCAGGAGATCGCGTCCACCCTGCTCGATCAGCTGACGATCCCCGCGATTAAGGCCCAGCAGCTCCTGCTCGACGAGGTCGCAGGCGACGAGTGGTGGCAGGACGTAACGCTGCCCCTGCTCGAGACCATGCGCCGCCGACTGCGCGGACTCGTCCGTCTGATTGAGAAGGCCAAGCGCGGCATCGTCTACACCGACTTTGAGGACGAGCTCGGCGAACTGACCGCCGCCACGCTCACTGGCATGGAGATCGGCACCGACCTCACCCGCTTCGAGCAGAAGATCCGCATCTACCTCAACACTCACCAGGACCAGCTCGCTGTCCAGAAGATCCGGCGCAACAAGCAGATCACCGCCACGGACCTGTCGGAGCTGGAGCAGATCTTCGTGGAGGCTGGCCTCGGCACTACCGCTGACATTGACTACATCAAGGACGCCAAGGGGGGCCTCGGCCTTTTCCTACGGTCGCTGACAGGCTTGGAGCGGGAGGCGGCGGCCCTGGCCTTCGACACCTTCCAACAGCGCAAGACGCTCACAGCCAACCAACTCCGCTTCGTCAACGAGCTGATCGACTACCTCGCACGCAACGGCACGATAGATGTCGACGCTCTGTACGAGTCTCCGTTCACCGCGCTCGCCCCGACCGGCCCCGAGGCGATCTTTCCCGAGGCCGAGGTGGACGTCATGGTGTCCGTCATCCACTCGATCCGCTCTACCGCCGTCGCTGTAGAAGGCGCGGCCTGA
- a CDS encoding restriction endonuclease subunit S produces the protein MKELFQIPPGWQWEEFRNVARVVSDLVKPQDYPNASHIAPNHIEAKTGRLLPYSTVAADGVSSVKNRFYAGQILYSKIRPYLAKAALVDFDGVCSADMYPINTELDPGYLHRWMLTPEFTAAAAQNQGRNLLPKINVKELSSLPVPVPPAFVQKQIAALLDQVDALREMRRKAIALLDDFTQSNFIDMFGDRSEIYRRWPKARLGEMLEFLTSGSRGWAAHYVDEPGSLFLRIQNVRGGELLLDDVAYVNPPDTAEARRTQVQPGDVLLSITADLGRTAVVPGELDQAFINQHLSILRTTSLNPHFLSAFLESPFGHEKILGRNRQGVKAGLNFDDVRSLETPCPPIELQEEFAKRIKLGRELRELHRAHLAELDGLFACLQHRAFRGELWPGA, from the coding sequence GTGAAGGAATTGTTTCAGATCCCCCCGGGCTGGCAGTGGGAAGAATTCCGAAATGTAGCCCGGGTCGTCAGTGATCTCGTCAAGCCCCAAGACTATCCAAACGCTTCACACATCGCGCCGAATCACATCGAGGCAAAAACCGGTCGCCTTCTGCCCTATTCGACCGTTGCTGCAGACGGGGTCAGCAGTGTGAAGAATAGGTTCTACGCCGGTCAGATCCTCTACTCAAAAATTAGGCCATACCTTGCGAAGGCCGCGCTTGTTGATTTTGATGGCGTGTGTAGCGCCGACATGTATCCGATCAACACGGAGCTAGATCCCGGCTATCTGCATCGCTGGATGCTCACTCCGGAGTTCACTGCGGCGGCGGCACAGAACCAAGGGAGAAACCTCCTCCCGAAGATTAACGTAAAGGAACTCTCTTCGCTCCCGGTTCCCGTCCCTCCAGCTTTCGTGCAGAAGCAAATCGCTGCACTACTGGACCAAGTGGACGCACTTAGGGAAATGCGCCGCAAGGCCATCGCTCTCCTTGACGATTTCACCCAGTCGAATTTTATCGACATGTTCGGCGACAGAAGCGAAATCTATCGACGATGGCCTAAAGCGCGCCTGGGCGAAATGCTCGAGTTCCTGACCAGTGGATCGCGCGGCTGGGCTGCCCATTACGTAGATGAGCCGGGAAGTCTATTTCTGCGGATTCAGAATGTACGCGGAGGGGAACTTCTACTTGATGACGTTGCCTACGTTAACCCCCCTGACACGGCAGAAGCTCGGCGAACTCAAGTCCAGCCCGGAGACGTGCTGTTGAGCATCACAGCCGACCTCGGGCGAACGGCTGTAGTTCCTGGCGAGCTCGATCAAGCGTTCATTAATCAGCATCTCTCGATTCTGCGTACAACCAGCCTGAACCCGCACTTCCTCTCCGCCTTTCTGGAAAGCCCATTTGGACACGAAAAGATCCTAGGCAGAAATCGTCAAGGGGTGAAAGCTGGACTAAATTTCGACGACGTTCGATCGCTTGAGACCCCGTGTCCGCCTATTGAATTGCAGGAGGAGTTCGCGAAACGCATCAAGCTAGGGCGTGAACTCCGAGAGCTCCATCGTGCACATCTCGCTGAGCTCGACGGTTTGTTTGCTTGCCTGCAACACCGTGCGTTCCGAGGCGAGCTCTGGCCAGGCGCCTAG